A genomic region of Rutidosis leptorrhynchoides isolate AG116_Rl617_1_P2 unplaced genomic scaffold, CSIRO_AGI_Rlap_v1 contig61, whole genome shotgun sequence contains the following coding sequences:
- the LOC139884848 gene encoding toll/interleukin-1 receptor-like protein: MASMSTITSSASFSSLPSYHPKNNQRVQWKYDVFLSFRGEDTRTSFADHLFAPFKRNGINAFRDDRKLERGKSIGTDFFKAIEESSIAIILFSINYASSTWCLDELAKIMECMEDMKQIVLPIFYHVNLSHVRKQAGSFKEAFSKHEKDFKDNPEKVQRWRAAMSKAANLSGFDLKERIFTFPAKLLTEQTRLQHAKTEYNYNYTSPNFAVRKA, translated from the exons ATGGCTTCCATGAGCACCATCACATCCTCTGCATCATTTTCATCTCTTCCTTCATATCACCCCAAAAACAATCAACGAGTGCAATGGAAATATGATGTGTTTTTGAGCTTTAGAGGAGAAGACACTCGAACCAGTTTTGCGGATCATCTCTTTGCACCTTTCAAACGGAATGGAATTAATGCATTCAGAGATGATCGGAAACTTGAAAGAGGGAAATCCATCGGGACTGATTTCTTCAAAGCGATTGAAGAATCTAGCATCGCTATCATCCTTTTCTCAATCAATTATGCCAGCTCTACTTGGTGTTTGGATGAACTTGCCAAAATTATGGAATGCATGGAGGACATGAAACAAATAGTTCTCCCAATTTTCTACCATGTAAATCTGTCGCATGTTAGAAAACAAGCTGGAAGCTTTAAGGAAGCCTTTTCGAAACACGAAAAAGATTTTAAAGATAATCCTGAGAAAGTACAGAGATGGCGAGCTGCTATGAGTAAAGCGGCAAACCTAAGTGGGTTTGATTTAAAAGAGAG GATATTTACTTTTCCAGCTAAATTATTAACTGAACAAACCAGATTGCAGCATGCTAAAACAgaatataactataactatactAGTCCTAATTTTGCAGTGAGAAAGGCTTAA
- the LOC139884846 gene encoding disease resistance protein Roq1-like — protein MLERPFLQYRAFPGLKNRTTTKSWEASNLMPTTCLMKCIQEAFFSQTVSAAQHESMLILEIVKEILSQPRLIFPSSTVDYVGLDWRLKELITSHLCLDTDDVKFVGIHGMGGIGKATLAKVVFHQLSAHFEGSCFLTNVRDIFSKGDLVSLQKQLVSDILKDSDFPISNIHIGVDIIRSFLCYQKILVIFDDVDHIEQLSKLAGDRSWFGLGSKILITTRDKHVLVAHGVHKIYNVECLNNDDALELFSLKAFKTGNPPHEYLELCQDVVRYADGLPLTLEILIFFLCGRSEDEWIGALESFQDECICIDENIPSELFFAPKIFLSRSATKWFFAD, from the exons ATGCTAGAAAGACCATTTTTACAGTATAGAGCATTTCCAGGATTGAAAAACAGAACTACAACTAAATCTTGGGAAGCAAGCAACCTCATGCCTACAACATGTTTGATGAAATGCATCCAAGAAGCTTTCTTTTCGCAAACTGTGAGTGCCGCACA GCATGAATCAATGCTTATTCTTGAAATTGTCAAAGAGATATTAAGTCAACCAAGACTAATATTTCCAAGCTCCACCGTAGACTATGTAGGATTAGATTGGCGATTGAAGGAACTAATAACTTCGCATCTTTGTCTGGATACCGATGATGTTAAATTTGTAGGGATCCATGGAATGGGTGGAATAGGGAAGGCAACTTTAGCGAAAGTCGTTTTCCATCAATTATCTGCCCATTTTGAAGGAAGCTGTTTTCTAACAAATGTTAGAGATATTTTTTCAAAAGGTGATTTAGTttccttacaaaaacaacttgtatctGACATCTTGAAGGATAGTGATTTTCCAATCTCAAATATTCATATTGGTGTTGACATAATACGAAGTTTCTTATGCTATCAGAAGATTCTTGTTATTTTTGATGATGTTGATCACATTGAGCAATTAAGTAAACTTGCGGGAGATCGTAGTTGGTTTGGTTTGGGCAGCAAGATTCTCATAACTACGAGGGACAAGCACGTCCTTGTTGCACACGGAGTTcataaaatctataatgttgaatgCCTAAATAATGATGACGCTCTCGAGCTTTTCAGCTTGAAAGCCTTTAAAACTGGCAATCCTCCTCATGAATATCTAGAGTTATGCCAAGATGTAGTACGTTATGCAGACGGCCTTCCACTGACTCTTGAAATTCTAATATTCTTTTTATGTGGTCGAAGTGAAGATGAGTGGATTGGTGCATTAGAAAGTTTTCAAGATGAGTGCATTTGCATTGATGAAAACATTCCTTCAGAGTTATTCTTCGCTCCCAAAATTTTCCTTTCCCGTTCGGCAACCAAATGGTTCTTTGCTGATTGA
- the LOC139884844 gene encoding TMV resistance protein N-like, with protein sequence MSTIISSSSSFHSKENKRLQWKYDVFVSFRGEDTRKSFADHLFAAFKRKGINAFRDDQKLERGKSIGPDLFKAIEESRNAIILFSTNYASSTWCLDELVKIMDCRKNMKQTVYPVFYHVDPWEVRKQAGSFKEPFSKHENAFKDDPEKVWRWRAAITEAANLSGFHLQDRHESMIIDEILKDILSQPRLGFQSSTSDYVGLDWQLKELITSHICLGTDDIQFVGIYGMGGIGKTTLAKLVFDQLSDYFDGSCFLANVRDISSKGDLVSLQKQLVSQILKENYFQIWNTVDGIRIIKSRLCNQKILVIIDDVDHIEQLRNLAGDHSWFGLGSKILITTRDKHVLDAHGVHNIYKVECLNSDDALELFSLKAFNIGNPPQEYSELCQDVVYYANGLPLALEILGSFLRSRKKDEWIGALERFQEDSQKEIIDRLQISFDGLDEKEKSIFLDIAFFFNGENEDEVTKVLEACGFQPSIGIKVLIDRCLIYLSHEGNVLMHDLLREMAQQIVKKESPKDFAKRSRLRSRAETSFVLMKNTEMEAIEGIHHWFPGTEEMKLNAEAFKYMNSLRVLIISGVQLPRGLSHLSNELIYLDWMEYPLVYLPSKFEPKKIVVLCLQHSKIRYLWDGIKPFNKLKIIDMSHSRSLVKTPDFTGVPNLEILVLEGCKALSKVHQSLGDLRRLIVLNLRDCIALVTLPDFNNLASLEVFTVAGCSKLLRFPNIIREMESLQELNLSGTTFVGDFPSSNYRLMKNLKTFILSELKGTTPNTWQFISPCFRIAQHVPSKIHSLLGLHSLVELELSNCNLGEEDFPDHIDGLHSLIILCLHGNNFVNLPRSISRIPKLLELYLDGCKKIKSLPILPSSITALGVSNCPSLESVPNIVTMIFIGGNCFELADKEGGGNVAFALMKTFLQSYSSLPKFSFPLRQPNGSLLIEEMPDFFSAIVPGREIPQWFSNQISEGNSITMEMPPDNEDNELLELSICCIFTNRHNPNIPDYESWLHFAMEGFYLYNLEFLSPQVKGEHVSMHFIDRPSLTLVGNHDRDFSREIKLVILTSCLELQVKRCAIRAVYMKDIEDLQPRKEKRSTLKRNGINAFRDDQKLKRGKSIEPELLKAIEQSKIAIILFSSSYASPTLCLDELVKIMNCRKEMKQIVYPVFYRVDSCVVRTQAGSFNEPFSKHENAFKDDPEKVQRWRIATTDAANLLESSVRD encoded by the exons ATGAGCACCATCATATCCTCTTCTTCTTCATTTCATTCGAAAGAAAACAAACGATTGCAATGGAAATACGATGTTTTCGTTAGTTTTAGAGGAGAAGACACTCGAAAGAGTTTTGCGGATCATCTATTTGCAGCATTTAAACGGAAAGGAATTAATGCATTCAGAGATGATCAAAAACTTGAAAGAGGAAAATCGATCGGACCTGATCTCTTCAAAGCTATTGAAGAATCTAGGAACGCCATTATCCTTTTCTCAACCAATTACGCCAGCTCTACTTGGTGCTTGGATGAACTTGTCAAAATTATGGATTGCAGAAAGAATATGAAACAAACAGTTTATCCAGTTTTCTACCATGTAGATCCCTGGGAAGTCAGAAAACAGGCAGGAAGCTTTAAGGAACCCTTTTCAAAACATgaaaatgcttttaaggatgatCCTGAGAAAGTATGGAGATGGAGAGCTGCTATCACTGAAGCAGCAAACCTAAGCGGGTTTCATTTACAAGATAG GCATGAATCAATGATCATTGACGAAATTCTCAAAGATATATTAAGTCAACCAAGACTCGGATTTCAAAGCTCCACTTCAGACTATGTCGGATTAGATTGGCAATTGAAGGAACTAATAACTTCGCATATTTGTCTGGGTACCGATGATATTCAATTTGTAGGGATTTATGGAATGGGTGGAATAGGGAAGACAACTTTAGCAAAACTTGTTTTCGATCAATTGTCTGACTATTTTGATGGAAGCTGTTTTCTAGCAAATGTTAGAGATATTTCTTCAAAAGGGGATTTAGTttccttacaaaaacaacttgtatctCAAATCTTGAAGGAGAATTATTTTCAAATCTGGAATACTGTTGATGGTATTCGCATAATAAAAAGCCGATTATGCAATCAGAAGATTCTTGTTATTATTGATGATGTTGATCACATTGAGCAATTAAGGAATCTTGCCGGTGATCATAGTTGGTTTGGTCTGGGCAGCAAGATTTTGATAACCACGAGAGACAAGCACGTGCTTGATGCACATGGAGTTCATAACATCTATAAAGTTGAATGCCTAAATAGTGATGATGCTCTCGAGCTTTTCAGTTTGAAAGCCTTTAACATTGGCAATCCTCCTCAAGAATATTCAGAGCTATGCCAAGATGTAGTGTACTATGCAAATGGCCTTCCATTGGCTCTAGAAATTCTAGGATCCTTTTTACGCTCTCGAAAGAAAGATGAGTGGATTGGTGCATTGGAACGCTTTCAAGAGGATTCACAGAAAGAAATTATCGATAGGCTTCAAATATCTTTCGACGGATTGGATGAAAAAGAGAAAAGTATATTTTTAGATATTGCATTTTTCTTCAACGGGGAAAACGAAGATGAGGTGACAAAAGTACTTGAAGCTTGTGGTTTCCAGCCTAGTATTGGAATAAAAGTTCTCATTGACCGGTGCCTAATATATCTGTCACACGAGGGGAATGTATTAATGCATGACTTGTTGCGTGAAATGGCTCAACAAATTGTTAAAAAGGAATCACCTAAGGATTTCGCAAAGAGAAGTAGGTTACGGAGTAGAGCTGAGACTAGTTTTGTGCTGATGAAGAATACG GAAATGGAAGCAATTGAAGGCATCCACCATTGGTTTCCAGGAACAGAAGAGATGAAATTGAATGCAGAAGCTTTCAAATACATGAACAGTTTAAGAGTGCTGATAATCTCAGGTGTTCAACTTCCGCGTGGCCTCAGTCATCTTTCTAATGAGTTAATATATCTTGACTGGATGGAATATCCATTGGTATATTTGCCTTCAAAATTTGAACCAAAGAAAATTGTAGTACTCTGCCTGCAACATAGTAAGATTCGATATCTATGGGATGGAATCAAG CCTTTCAACAAATTAAAAATCATTGATATGAGTCATTCTCGAAGCTTAGTGAAGACTCCCGATTTTACCGGGGTCCCAAATCTTGAAATCCTAGTTCTAGAAGGATGTAAAGCACTATCTAAAGTTCATCAGTCCCTAGGAGATCTAAGGAGGCTTATTGTGTTGAACTTGAGAGATTGCATAGCCCTTGTCACATTACCAGACTTCAACAATCTGGCGTCTCTGGAAGTTTTCACAGTTGCTGGATGCTCAAAACTATTGAGGTTtccaaatattattcgtgaaatggAATCTTTACAGGAGCTTAATCTAAGTGGAACTACATTTGTTGGGGATTTCCCTTCATCCAATTATCGTTTGATGAAAAATCTTAAAACATTTATTCTTAGCGAGTTGAAAGGGACCACGCCCAATACTTGGCAATTCATATCCCCATGTTTCAGGATAGCACAACATGTGCCTTCCAAGATACATTCGTTGTTAGGTTTACATTCACTGGTGGAATTGGAGCTATCTAATTGCAATCTTGGGGAAGAGGACTTCCCGGATCATATTGATGGCTTACACTCACTGATTATATTATGCCTCCATGGCAACAATTTTGTTAACCTTCCCAGAAGCATCAGTAGGATACCAAAATTGCTCGAATTGTACCTCGATGGATGCAAGAAGATAAAATCATTACCAATACTGCCATCAAGCATCACCGCTTTGGGGGTAAGCAATTGCCCCTCGTTGGAATCGGTGCCAAATATTGTCACGATGATATTTATCGGGGGAAATTGCTTTGAATTGGCGGATAAAGAAGGCGGTGGCAATGTGGCATTTGCATTGATGAAAACATTCCTTCAGAGTTATTCTTCGCTCCCAAAATTTTCCTTTCCTTTACGGCAACCAAATGGTTCCTTGCTGATTGAGGAAATGCCAGACTTTTTTAGTGCAATTGTTCCGGGAAGGGAAATTCCACAGTGGTTTAGCAATCAGATCAGCGAAGGAAATTCCATTACTATGGAAATGCCTCCAGATAATGAGGATAATGAATTGCTTGAACTTTCTATTTGTTGCATCTTCACTAATCGACATAATCCAAATATCCCCGACTATGAATCCTGGCTTCACTTCGCTATGGAGGGTTTTTACTTATATAACCTGGAATTTCTTTCTCCTCAAGTGAAGGGCGAACACGTTTCCATGCATTTTATTGATCGGCCATCCCTCACGCTTGTAGGAAATCATGACAGAGACTTCAGCCGAGAAATTAAGCTTGTGATTTTAACTAGCTGTCTGGAGCTGCAAGTGAAAAGGTGCGCGATTCGTGCAGTGTATATGAAGGACATCGAAGATCTTCAGCCAAGAAAAGAAAAACGAAgca CATTGAAACGGAATGGAATTAATGCATTTAGAGATGATCAAAAACTTAAAAGAGGGAAATCCATCGAACCTGAACTCCTCAAAGCAATTGAACAATCTAAGATCGCCATTATCCTTTTCTCAAGCAGTTACGCCAGCCCTACTTTGTGCTTGGATGAACTTGTCAAAATTATGAACTGCAGGAAGGAAATGAAACAAATAGTTTATCCAGTTTTTTACCGTGTAGATTCCTGCGTAGTCAGAACACAGGCTGGAAGCTTTAATGAACCCTTTTCGAAACATgaaaatgcttttaaggatgatCCTGAGAAAGTACAGAGATGGAGAATTGCTACCACTGACGCTGCAAACTTGTTGGAGAGTTCGGTTCGCGATTGA